The Pseudomonas sp. HOU2 DNA window CGGACCACGTCATCGGGCATGCCGATAATCCGCTCCACGCCGTTCACCGCCCAGGTTTCGATGTATTCGGCACGCGGATCGCACACCGCGACCTTGAAGCCGTTGAACAGCGCCATGGTCGCCAGGTACTCGGCCAGCGCGCCGGCACCGATCATCAGCAGCCGATACCCCGGCCCGAGGGTATTGAGCATCTGTTGGCCGTCGAAACTGAATTGCTCAGGAGTTGCCGTGGCGTCCAGCGTGACGCGACCGCTGTCCAGTGCCAGGCAGCGGCGCACCAGTTGCCCGGCATCCAGTTGCACCAGCAGTTCGTCCAGCACCTGCCACGATGGGTTGAATTCCAGAATCAACTCCAGCGTGCCGCCACAGGGCAAACCGAAACGATGTGCCTCGTCGGCGCTGACGCCGTAGCGCACCACCTCGGGCGCACTGTCCTTGAGGCCGCTACCGCCATGGGCGGTGGTGTAGCGATCGATCAGGTCGTCCTCGATGCAGCCGCCGGACACGCTGCCGATCACGCGCCCGTCGTTACGCAAGGCCATCATCGACCCTGTCGGGCGCGGCGAAGAGCCCCATGTGCGCGCCACCGTGGCGAGCAATACTTGCTCTCCGGCGGCGAGCCAGTCCCGGGCAGTGCGCAGGACCAGCAAGTCGATGCTTTCCATCAAACGTTCCTCTAACGCATTTGCAGGATGATCGGGCTGCTGCTGGCCGGATCCGTGCGTTCACGCAGTTTGTTGACCGCCTGCGCTTCAACGGCACCACCCTGATTGCCCCAGGTGCTGCGCATGAAGCTCAGCACTTCGGCGATCTGTTGATCCGATAACTGTTCACGGAATGCCGGCATGCGATAGGCGTCCGGTACTCCGGCGGCCACCACCCGCTGCGAACCGTTGAGGGTGATGTTGATCGCCGAGGCACTTTCCTTGGCCAGTGCCGAAGTGGCGCCGGCCAGCGGCGGCATCCATTGCGACTGGCCCTTGCCGTCGAGGCCGTGGCACGAAGCACAGCGTGTGACGTAGGTATGAGCACCGGGTGCGTCCAGACGTTCCGTTGCCGAAACCGCTTGGTACTGCCATGGCTGGCCGTCGCGCTGACGGTCCCCGGGCAATGACTTGAGATAACGGGCAATGGCGGTCAGATCGTCATCGCTCATGAACTGCGTCGAGTTGTTGAACGCCTCGGTCATCGAGCCGTAAACCACCGCGTGTTTGTTGCGCCCGGTCTTGAGGAACTGCACGATCTCCGGCTCACTCCAGCGGCCCAGGCCGGTGTTGTGATCATCACGCAGGCTCGGCGCGTACCAGCCATCGAGCAAGGCGCCAGCGAGGTACGGCGTGGCGGATTCATCCAGAGCCTTCTCGTTGAACGCCAGACCGCGCGGCGTATGGCAACTGCCGCAGTGCCCGGCGCCTTGAACGAGATAAGCGCCGCGATTCCACACGTCATCCTGCGACGGTTTGGCCACGTAAGGTTCGGTATCGGCGAAGACACCGTTCCACAACGCAATCGGCCAGCGCAGGTTCAACGGGAAAGGAATCGCACTCGGGATATTCGCGTGCTTGACCGGTGCCACGCCTTTCATGAAGAACGCGTACAGCGCTCG harbors:
- a CDS encoding XdhC family protein, which encodes MESIDLLVLRTARDWLAAGEQVLLATVARTWGSSPRPTGSMMALRNDGRVIGSVSGGCIEDDLIDRYTTAHGGSGLKDSAPEVVRYGVSADEAHRFGLPCGGTLELILEFNPSWQVLDELLVQLDAGQLVRRCLALDSGRVTLDATATPEQFSFDGQQMLNTLGPGYRLLMIGAGALAEYLATMALFNGFKVAVCDPRAEYIETWAVNGVERIIGMPDDVVRDFAVDLRTCIVALSHDPRLDDLALLEALHSPAFYIGAIGSRRNSQLRRERLIEHFGETQASLERLHGPIGIYIGSKTPAEIAVSVMAEILAAKNGAHLPKAFSIASAKAQVA
- a CDS encoding cytochrome c encodes the protein MNNRRFARTAGWLAVPCLVAAGLLAWYVTREPVSRLEHNQTAVADIDPALVARGEYVARLSDCVACHSVPGGAPFAGGLEMATPLGAIHATNITPEPETGIGRYSLADFDRAVRHGVAPDSRRLYPAMPYPSYAKLSDDDVRALYAFFMKGVAPVKHANIPSAIPFPLNLRWPIALWNGVFADTEPYVAKPSQDDVWNRGAYLVQGAGHCGSCHTPRGLAFNEKALDESATPYLAGALLDGWYAPSLRDDHNTGLGRWSEPEIVQFLKTGRNKHAVVYGSMTEAFNNSTQFMSDDDLTAIARYLKSLPGDRQRDGQPWQYQAVSATERLDAPGAHTYVTRCASCHGLDGKGQSQWMPPLAGATSALAKESASAINITLNGSQRVVAAGVPDAYRMPAFREQLSDQQIAEVLSFMRSTWGNQGGAVEAQAVNKLRERTDPASSSPIILQMR